From Desulfurella amilsii, the proteins below share one genomic window:
- a CDS encoding tetratricopeptide repeat protein, which translates to MSKKLFLLFVLVLLSSCASNQQINNINDRLGKIESAISKNTSDLNKIKPKVSEVEEKLNILAKKINTLENNTNSTKKVKISQKTIVEANLDNNTNDITSKIPPASVVFSNETQEKLENKQIKETEEEKPKEAIESKLQPPSVEALKSYENALAIYMKRDFAGALDKFLQFLNNYPHTTLEQNAYFWIGNSYYNLNDYGKALNYFSVCLNNFSKKPTSDGGKTDACIFMLYKTYKSMGNTQKAYDCLMQLKREYPVNPYFEFRGVKN; encoded by the coding sequence ATGAGTAAAAAATTGTTTCTGTTATTTGTGTTAGTTTTGTTGTCTTCTTGTGCCTCCAACCAACAGATAAATAATATAAATGATAGGTTGGGAAAAATTGAAAGTGCCATAAGTAAAAATACATCGGATCTAAATAAAATAAAACCAAAAGTAAGCGAGGTTGAAGAAAAATTAAATATACTTGCCAAAAAAATAAATACGCTAGAAAATAACACAAATTCAACAAAGAAAGTGAAAATTTCGCAAAAAACAATCGTTGAAGCTAACCTTGACAACAACACAAACGACATAACAAGCAAAATTCCTCCAGCAAGCGTCGTATTTTCAAATGAAACTCAAGAAAAACTTGAAAATAAACAAATCAAAGAAACTGAAGAAGAAAAACCCAAAGAAGCAATAGAATCAAAATTACAACCACCATCTGTTGAAGCTTTAAAATCTTATGAAAATGCCCTTGCCATATATATGAAGAGAGATTTTGCTGGAGCATTAGATAAATTCTTACAATTTTTGAATAATTACCCACATACGACATTAGAGCAAAATGCATACTTTTGGATAGGAAATAGCTATTACAATCTAAATGATTATGGCAAGGCTTTAAATTATTTTTCTGTTTGTCTTAATAATTTTTCTAAAAAACCTACATCTGATGGTGGTAAAACGGATGCTTGTATATTTATGCTTTACAAAACTTACAAATCAATGGGAAATACCCAAAAAGCCTATGATTGCTTGATGCAGTTAAAAAGAGAGTATCCTGTAAATCCGTATTTTGAGTTTAGAGGTGTAAAAAACTGA
- the ligA gene encoding NAD-dependent DNA ligase LigA: MQNQNIKNEIEQLREEINRHNYYYYVLNQPIISDDEYDALIRKLISLEAQYPQFFDENSPTQKVGSDISEKFEKVEHKYRMYSLEDAFSEKEVIEFDNRVKRNLDINDCLAYSVEPKFDGVSVNIIYENGKLKVASTRGDGIIGENITKNIKTLKNLPLVLIVKNPPSFLDVQGEVILTKEEFKKINEYREEIGLALFANPRNAAAGSLKQLDPKETAKRNLKVFVYYIRGIEAYTQPKTQTQSLQILKELGLPVSELNRYCKNIQEAIAYRQTFLKAREELPYEIDGMVFKVDDFSLQEKLSYTSKYPKWAIAFKFPPMQSSTTVEDIIFNVGRTGIVTPVAILKPVKIGGVTISRASLHTFDELFKKDIRIGDYVFVQRAGDVIPEVVSSIPEKRNGKEKHVVKPTNCPVCSSLLQEEGAYLICPNIDCRARIVESLKHFVQKNALNIEGLGDKIIQQLVAKKIVQSVSDIYKLDKNKLLQLDRMGEKLANKILENIEKSKRTTFAKFLYALGIKHVGEFVANKLANNFSLEGLMELKDEEKLMQIEGIGPEIAKSVVAFFKEQRNINTIKNLLENISFIDNKKSTKLLNETFVFTGILGIPRSKAKEIVENLGGVVKDSLSKDTNYLVVGDEPGSKLEKAKKLGILIISEDEFLKLVGNELRD, encoded by the coding sequence ATGCAAAACCAAAATATAAAAAACGAAATTGAACAATTAAGAGAAGAGATCAATCGCCACAACTATTATTACTATGTACTAAACCAACCTATTATTTCTGATGACGAATATGATGCACTTATTAGAAAGTTGATAAGCTTAGAAGCTCAATATCCACAGTTTTTTGATGAAAACTCACCAACTCAAAAAGTTGGATCTGATATTTCCGAAAAATTCGAAAAAGTCGAACACAAATACAGGATGTATTCTCTAGAAGATGCATTTAGCGAAAAAGAAGTGATAGAATTTGACAATAGAGTAAAGCGCAATCTAGATATCAACGATTGTCTTGCATACAGCGTAGAGCCAAAATTCGACGGTGTATCAGTTAATATAATTTACGAAAATGGTAAACTCAAGGTCGCTTCTACAAGGGGCGATGGCATTATAGGAGAAAACATTACAAAAAATATAAAAACATTAAAAAACTTACCGCTTGTTTTAATTGTTAAAAACCCACCTAGTTTTTTGGATGTACAAGGCGAAGTGATACTCACAAAAGAAGAATTTAAAAAGATTAATGAATATAGGGAAGAAATTGGATTAGCGCTTTTTGCAAACCCACGAAACGCAGCAGCTGGTTCCTTAAAACAACTAGATCCTAAAGAGACAGCCAAAAGAAACCTTAAAGTCTTTGTTTACTATATAAGGGGTATTGAAGCCTACACTCAACCAAAAACTCAAACACAAAGCCTTCAAATATTAAAAGAACTGGGTTTGCCTGTTAGTGAGTTAAATAGATATTGCAAAAATATACAAGAGGCTATTGCTTATCGTCAAACATTTTTAAAAGCCAGGGAAGAGTTGCCTTATGAAATTGATGGAATGGTGTTCAAAGTTGACGATTTTTCGCTTCAAGAAAAACTCAGCTACACAAGCAAATATCCCAAATGGGCTATTGCTTTTAAATTTCCTCCCATGCAGTCATCTACTACTGTAGAGGATATAATTTTTAATGTAGGCAGAACAGGTATTGTAACACCAGTTGCAATTTTAAAACCCGTTAAAATCGGTGGCGTAACAATATCAAGGGCAAGTTTGCATACATTTGATGAATTATTTAAAAAGGATATAAGAATAGGAGATTATGTTTTTGTTCAAAGAGCGGGCGATGTAATACCAGAGGTTGTCTCAAGCATACCAGAAAAAAGAAACGGCAAAGAAAAACACGTAGTAAAACCCACTAATTGCCCTGTGTGTAGTTCACTGTTGCAAGAAGAAGGCGCATATTTGATTTGCCCAAATATTGATTGTAGAGCACGAATTGTTGAATCACTTAAGCACTTTGTACAAAAAAATGCTTTAAATATAGAAGGCTTGGGTGATAAAATCATTCAACAACTAGTAGCTAAAAAAATTGTTCAAAGTGTTAGCGATATTTACAAATTAGATAAAAATAAACTATTGCAGCTTGATAGAATGGGCGAAAAACTAGCAAACAAAATATTAGAAAACATAGAAAAAAGCAAAAGAACAACTTTTGCTAAATTTTTATATGCGCTTGGCATAAAGCATGTGGGCGAATTTGTGGCAAATAAACTTGCAAACAATTTTAGTTTAGAAGGGCTAATGGAGCTTAAAGACGAGGAAAAACTTATGCAAATAGAAGGTATTGGTCCAGAGATAGCTAAAAGTGTAGTTGCTTTTTTTAAGGAACAAAGAAATATTAATACAATTAAAAACTTGCTTGAAAATATTAGTTTTATTGATAATAAAAAATCCACTAAACTGCTCAATGAAACATTTGTTTTTACTGGAATATTAGGTATACCAAGAAGTAAAGCAAAAGAGATTGTAGAAAATCTCGGCGGCGTTGTCAAAGATAGCCTATCAAAAGATACAAACTATTTAGTTGTTGGAGATGAACCTGGAAGCAAGCTTGAAAAAGCAAAAAAATTAGGCATTTTGATAATTAGCGAAGATGAGTTTTTAAAGTTGGTTGGCAATGAATTACGAGATTGA
- a CDS encoding sigma-70 family RNA polymerase sigma factor — translation MEKSKIKFKEKDTEVKDSINQYLDEISKISILTKEEEIELAKKIQKGDKEAIKKLVKHNLRFVVSVAQKYKNFGVPLSDLINEGNIGLIKAASKFDPDKNIKFISYAVWWIKQAILKTLSEQTSPIKIPVKARAKSSKLNYIKDAYFREFGEEMDNEVASKVSGFSEKEINDIEAGRLKFNSLDKAIGEDSDNSLLDVLEDENVSVEDNYVYESSVSAIKKLLKQLPKRQQDIIKMRFGLDLDRRYTLDEIGEKYHISKERVRQIEKEALNKLKKMFDR, via the coding sequence ATGGAAAAAAGTAAAATAAAATTTAAAGAAAAAGATACAGAAGTTAAAGATTCAATCAATCAATATTTAGATGAAATATCAAAAATATCCATTTTAACAAAAGAAGAAGAAATTGAACTAGCAAAAAAAATCCAAAAAGGTGATAAAGAGGCTATAAAAAAACTTGTAAAACATAACTTAAGGTTTGTAGTATCCGTTGCTCAAAAGTACAAAAATTTTGGCGTACCACTTTCGGACTTAATCAATGAAGGTAATATTGGCTTGATTAAAGCAGCATCAAAGTTTGATCCAGATAAAAACATAAAATTTATATCATATGCTGTATGGTGGATAAAACAAGCTATCTTAAAAACATTAAGCGAGCAGACATCACCTATTAAGATCCCTGTTAAAGCAAGAGCAAAATCAAGCAAATTAAACTATATCAAAGATGCATACTTTAGAGAATTCGGTGAAGAAATGGATAATGAAGTAGCTTCCAAAGTCAGTGGCTTTAGTGAAAAAGAAATTAATGATATTGAAGCTGGTAGGTTAAAATTTAACTCACTAGATAAAGCAATAGGTGAAGATAGTGACAATAGCCTACTGGATGTTTTGGAAGATGAGAATGTGTCTGTGGAAGATAACTATGTTTATGAATCAAGCGTTAGCGCTATAAAAAAACTTTTAAAACAGTTACCCAAAAGGCAGCAGGATATTATAAAAATGCGTTTTGGACTTGATTTAGATAGACGCTATACATTAGATGAAATTGGAGAAAAATACCATATATCAAAAGAAAGGGTTAGGCAAATCGAAAAAGAAGCCCTAAATAAACTTAAAAAAATGTTTGATAGATGA
- a CDS encoding 50S ribosomal protein L11 methyltransferase: protein MKIVEAGDFEIYNIKRSTIPIVLNCNAFGSGEHETTRSCLEIISKLDFSNKTILDIGAGTGILSFASLKKGAKQAICFDISFEACKNLKENAHYNCLNNIYSVCSTIDAINSQYDVIFANIYSSIILSNVNNIDKLLKEEGLLIASGINYEYNFETRHEFEKLGYETQEVKFLEDYVTMVLKKCKTKI from the coding sequence ATGAAAATAGTTGAAGCAGGTGATTTTGAAATCTATAATATCAAGCGTAGTACGATACCTATTGTTTTAAATTGTAACGCATTTGGCAGCGGCGAACATGAAACTACAAGAAGCTGCTTAGAAATTATCTCAAAACTCGACTTTTCTAACAAAACAATCCTTGACATAGGCGCTGGCACAGGAATTTTGAGTTTTGCAAGCCTCAAAAAAGGTGCAAAACAAGCAATTTGCTTTGATATTAGCTTTGAAGCTTGCAAAAACTTAAAAGAAAATGCACATTACAATTGCTTAAACAATATTTACTCAGTATGTTCTACAATTGATGCAATAAATTCTCAGTATGACGTAATTTTTGCAAATATTTATTCTAGTATAATTTTGTCAAATGTTAATAACATTGATAAATTACTAAAGGAAGAAGGCTTACTTATTGCATCTGGTATCAATTATGAATATAATTTCGAAACAAGGCACGAATTTGAAAAATTGGGTTATGAAACACAAGAAGTTAAATTTTTAGAAGATTATGTTACAATGGTGTTGAAGAAATGCAAAACCAAAATATAA
- a CDS encoding J domain-containing protein gives MEPYKVLGLTNDASIDEVVRTYRELAKKYHPDLAKDEKEKQYLLNIFQDVTNAYNQIKNSPRNKETISKTEIDSDYSKYLILKVEEFLNKNEFDNALNTLKILEKSQKNAKIFFLFAKTYNAKNYYKQAIDYYRKTLELENYNVEALLGLANCYEKIGLKNTAIKVYYEVLEWDSNNKVALDKLNNLQKKETFFDKLFSSLGSKKDQKTNT, from the coding sequence ATGGAACCTTACAAGGTATTAGGATTAACAAATGATGCTAGCATAGATGAGGTAGTTAGAACTTATAGGGAACTTGCTAAAAAATATCACCCCGATTTAGCAAAAGATGAAAAAGAAAAACAATATTTATTGAATATTTTTCAAGATGTTACAAATGCGTATAACCAAATTAAAAACTCGCCGCGCAACAAAGAAACTATCTCTAAAACTGAAATAGACAGCGATTATTCAAAATACCTTATTTTAAAAGTGGAAGAATTTTTAAATAAAAATGAATTTGATAATGCCCTAAATACACTAAAAATACTCGAAAAAAGCCAAAAAAATGCAAAAATTTTTTTTCTGTTTGCAAAGACATATAATGCAAAAAACTATTACAAACAGGCCATTGACTATTATAGAAAAACATTGGAATTAGAAAACTACAATGTGGAAGCTTTACTTGGACTTGCAAACTGTTATGAAAAAATTGGTTTAAAAAACACGGCGATTAAAGTATATTATGAAGTTTTAGAATGGGACTCCAATAATAAAGTCGCATTAGATAAACTAAATAATTTACAAAAAAAAGAAACATTCTTTGATAAACTATTTTCCAGTTTGGGGAGTAAAAAAGATCAAAAAACTAATACGTAG
- a CDS encoding UDP-2,3-diacylglucosamine diphosphatase, translated as MKLLFLSDVHYKHNEIFLDFLGSIYKKYDRIYIVGDLFEFYYGYDFLFCHQSKLVELLRKISDEKKVYLFEGNHEYKLEAIKKFLPNVEIVKKELIENIDTKLFYIEHGDCIDKKDKTYRIFRNILKNSFTLKVLKLISPVFLLKLADIASKISKNNVKNKALRRTDFALEEFATQLIKKGFDYVILAHTHNPLLKTIDNSVYANIGDFCEHFTYVEYDKTLTMKEYHYENS; from the coding sequence ATGAAACTGCTTTTTTTGTCTGATGTTCATTATAAACACAATGAAATATTTTTGGATTTTTTAGGTTCAATTTACAAAAAATATGATAGAATTTACATAGTTGGTGATTTGTTTGAGTTTTATTATGGTTATGATTTTTTGTTTTGCCATCAATCAAAGCTTGTTGAGCTTTTAAGAAAAATATCGGATGAAAAAAAAGTATACTTATTTGAGGGCAATCACGAGTACAAGCTAGAAGCTATAAAGAAATTTTTGCCAAACGTTGAAATTGTTAAAAAGGAGTTGATAGAAAATATTGATACAAAACTATTTTATATAGAACACGGCGACTGCATTGATAAAAAGGACAAAACATATCGGATTTTTAGAAATATTCTTAAAAATTCTTTTACGCTTAAAGTACTAAAACTTATCTCTCCTGTTTTTCTACTTAAACTTGCCGATATAGCTTCAAAAATCAGCAAAAACAACGTAAAAAACAAGGCATTAAGAAGAACGGATTTTGCTTTAGAAGAATTTGCAACTCAATTAATAAAAAAAGGTTTTGATTATGTTATACTGGCCCACACGCACAACCCATTATTAAAAACTATCGATAATAGCGTTTATGCAAATATTGGCGATTTTTGCGAACATTTTACATATGTAGAATACGATAAAACTTTAACAATGAAGGAATACCATTATGAAAATAGTTGA
- a CDS encoding sigma-70 family RNA polymerase sigma factor → MNSNKPYFNEEQIEYFYPIVKRMVRKIVVKMPESYDEEDFVQIGMMGLLKAIDNIDITKDENAFYKYALLKVRGAILDKLRSVDLVSRYTRDKLKSISKAHKDFLKENIFDASEKSVAKKAGISMKEYYKAMFELSNLDIVSLDNIIEDEISLQESIEDKNIKSAIEVIEKNERLGILKKALSKLTKIELDVLSMYYYEDFSVKEIARIIKKTQSRVSQIKINAIIKLKHLIEQEYINRKIN, encoded by the coding sequence ATGAATTCAAATAAACCGTACTTTAACGAAGAGCAAATTGAATATTTCTACCCTATTGTCAAAAGAATGGTTAGAAAAATCGTTGTTAAAATGCCAGAATCTTATGATGAAGAGGATTTCGTCCAGATTGGCATGATGGGACTTTTAAAAGCTATTGACAATATCGACATAACAAAAGACGAAAACGCCTTTTATAAATATGCATTATTAAAAGTAAGAGGCGCTATACTTGATAAATTACGCAGTGTGGATTTAGTGTCTAGATACACAAGAGACAAATTAAAAAGTATATCCAAAGCACACAAAGATTTTTTAAAAGAAAATATATTTGATGCATCAGAAAAAAGTGTTGCAAAAAAAGCTGGTATATCAATGAAAGAATACTACAAAGCGATGTTTGAGCTATCTAACCTAGATATCGTCAGTTTGGATAACATAATAGAAGATGAAATAAGCTTGCAAGAATCAATAGAAGACAAAAATATTAAATCGGCAATTGAAGTTATCGAAAAAAATGAACGCTTAGGGATCTTAAAAAAAGCTTTAAGCAAACTTACAAAAATTGAGCTTGATGTTTTATCTATGTATTACTACGAAGACTTTAGCGTCAAAGAAATTGCCCGAATAATAAAAAAGACACAAAGCCGTGTCTCTCAGATTAAAATAAATGCCATTATAAAGCTGAAACATCTAATTGAGCAAGAGTATATAAATCGCAAAATTAATTAA
- the rimP gene encoding ribosome maturation factor RimP — translation MNVFEETLTKILKSSIEAMGYELYDLTYSKSSKRGKLTVYIDRQSGVSLNDCEVVSKHISVVLDVENVMEESYILEVSSPGINRNLKTKKHYEDSIGKECIINLFNPIDNKKNIEGQIISVTDRGVEVKSDQVVVYIDFNDIKKAKLNLI, via the coding sequence ATGAATGTTTTTGAAGAGACTCTTACAAAAATTTTAAAAAGTTCAATAGAAGCTATGGGTTATGAATTATATGATTTAACATATTCAAAAAGCTCTAAAAGAGGAAAACTGACCGTTTATATAGACAGACAAAGCGGCGTTAGTTTAAATGACTGTGAAGTGGTAAGTAAACATATCTCAGTTGTACTTGATGTCGAAAATGTTATGGAAGAAAGCTACATACTTGAAGTTTCAAGTCCAGGCATAAATAGAAACCTAAAAACAAAAAAACACTATGAAGATTCAATTGGCAAAGAGTGTATTATTAACCTATTTAATCCAATTGATAATAAAAAAAACATAGAAGGACAGATTATAAGTGTAACCGATAGAGGCGTTGAAGTAAAAAGCGATCAGGTAGTAGTTTATATTGACTTTAATGATATTAAAAAAGCTAAACTGAACTTAATTTAG
- a CDS encoding amino acid permease, with product MGVFMSNQTQESYLKENLKRDLKNRHIQLIALGSAIGVGLFLGSATGIKFTGPSLILSYILVGLIVFVVLRALGEIAVVYPVSGSFSAWADHIMGPLAGYITGWTYWFMWTVTVMAEITAVGIYVTYWFPSVPQWIPALISVTLITLLNLIAVKVYGETEFWFSIIKIVTILFFIVVGAFIIFFGIGNHGIPTGFSNLYKYGGFFPNGLKGFLFSLIIVVYAYLGIEIVAVTAGEAQNPGTTLPSAIDKVIYRIILFYALPMIVILSIYPWFKIGTFGSPFVESFSKLGIAAAASIINFVVITAALSSTNGGLFATGRMLYSLSLQKNAPSAFSKLSNNKVPYIGIIFSSIVMLIGVILNYFIPKQVFTIITSVATTGALYVWLLILVMHMKFRKSLKESKLPKYHLPFYPILNILCIVFLVLVIIVMAFMPDGRIALYVAIPWFGILTAAYYIFGLDKKNKSNI from the coding sequence ATGGGGGTGTTCATGTCAAACCAAACGCAAGAAAGCTACCTTAAAGAAAACTTAAAAAGAGACCTAAAAAATCGTCACATCCAATTAATTGCTTTAGGATCTGCAATTGGCGTAGGTTTATTTTTGGGCTCTGCAACGGGTATAAAATTTACCGGCCCATCACTAATTTTATCTTATATATTGGTTGGTTTAATTGTTTTTGTTGTTTTGAGAGCACTTGGCGAGATTGCTGTGGTTTATCCTGTCTCTGGAAGCTTTAGCGCATGGGCAGATCATATAATGGGTCCATTAGCTGGTTATATTACTGGGTGGACTTACTGGTTTATGTGGACAGTTACAGTCATGGCAGAAATCACAGCTGTAGGTATATATGTTACCTATTGGTTTCCAAGCGTGCCTCAGTGGATACCTGCACTTATATCTGTAACCTTGATCACTCTATTAAACCTTATTGCAGTAAAAGTTTATGGAGAAACTGAATTTTGGTTTTCAATTATAAAAATAGTAACAATTTTATTTTTTATAGTAGTAGGAGCCTTTATAATATTTTTTGGTATTGGCAATCACGGTATTCCGACTGGGTTTAGTAATTTATACAAATATGGTGGTTTTTTTCCAAATGGCTTAAAAGGTTTTTTATTTTCTTTAATAATTGTAGTCTATGCTTATTTGGGTATAGAAATTGTGGCAGTTACTGCTGGAGAAGCACAGAACCCAGGCACTACATTGCCATCTGCAATTGATAAAGTAATCTACAGAATAATTTTGTTTTACGCTTTACCAATGATTGTAATACTGTCAATATACCCCTGGTTTAAAATCGGCACATTTGGAAGCCCGTTTGTGGAAAGTTTCTCAAAACTAGGCATAGCTGCAGCTGCAAGCATTATAAATTTTGTGGTTATTACAGCTGCACTTTCTAGCACAAATGGTGGCTTGTTTGCAACAGGCAGAATGCTCTATTCTCTTTCTCTCCAAAAAAACGCTCCATCGGCCTTTTCAAAATTAAGCAACAATAAAGTACCATATATAGGAATTATTTTTTCTTCAATTGTAATGCTTATTGGCGTAATATTAAACTATTTTATACCAAAACAAGTATTTACAATTATAACAAGTGTAGCTACAACAGGCGCTTTGTATGTGTGGTTGCTCATACTCGTTATGCATATGAAATTTAGAAAATCTTTGAAAGAAAGTAAGTTACCAAAATACCATTTGCCTTTTTATCCGATTTTAAATATTTTGTGTATTGTCTTTTTAGTTTTAGTAATCATAGTAATGGCATTTATGCCAGATGGCAGGATTGCTTTGTATGTAGCAATACCGTGGT
- the cysS gene encoding cysteine--tRNA ligase — protein sequence MLKVFNTQTRKIEDFVPLNDNIVTMYVCGVTVYDYCHVGHARSAICFDVIYRYLLYRGYEVKFVKNFTDIDDKIINKANEEHKPFDAISEKYIKEFYTDMNAIGIKKPSFEPKATMHINDIIVFISKLIEKGFAYESDGDVYYSVSKFESYGKLSHKKIEDLKSGARVDINEKKKDPLDFALWKKSKPNEPSWDSPWGKGRPGWHIECSVMSMYYLGETIDIHGGGEDLVFPHHENEIAQSEALSGKQFVRYWIHNGFIKINNEKMSKSLGNFFTIRDVLKEFNGETLRYYMLLTHYRNPIEFLYDGLLAAKETLNRYYSFLMRLDNTQFQYENDKLDSLETLISNFERAMNNDFNTPQAIAEVFNCIKEFNLYLDNCQKSNKTPALELKEKFLNFMSKVACVLGVFDKSYKEWFNVEQNQWIDEKIEQRNKAKKEKNYALADSIRNELSNAGIVLEDRKDKTIWKKVK from the coding sequence ATGCTAAAAGTATTTAATACTCAAACAAGAAAAATAGAAGATTTTGTGCCGCTTAACGACAATATTGTTACAATGTATGTTTGTGGCGTAACTGTTTACGACTACTGCCATGTAGGACATGCAAGAAGCGCCATATGTTTTGATGTAATATATAGATATTTGTTGTATAGAGGCTATGAGGTAAAATTTGTTAAAAATTTTACCGATATTGATGATAAGATAATAAACAAAGCAAATGAAGAACATAAACCATTTGATGCAATTAGTGAAAAATATATTAAAGAATTTTACACGGATATGAATGCGATAGGCATTAAAAAACCTTCATTTGAACCAAAAGCAACGATGCACATAAATGATATAATAGTATTTATCTCAAAATTAATAGAAAAAGGGTTCGCTTATGAATCAGATGGCGATGTCTATTATAGCGTAAGCAAATTTGAATCTTATGGCAAATTGTCTCACAAAAAAATTGAAGATTTAAAGTCTGGTGCAAGGGTAGATATAAACGAAAAAAAGAAAGACCCTTTAGATTTTGCTTTGTGGAAAAAATCAAAGCCCAATGAACCAAGCTGGGATTCACCGTGGGGCAAAGGTAGGCCCGGATGGCATATTGAGTGTTCTGTTATGAGCATGTATTATCTAGGTGAGACAATAGATATACATGGCGGTGGTGAGGATCTGGTTTTCCCACACCATGAAAATGAGATAGCCCAAAGTGAAGCTTTAAGCGGGAAACAGTTTGTAAGATACTGGATACATAATGGATTTATTAAAATAAATAATGAAAAGATGTCAAAGTCTTTAGGTAATTTTTTTACGATTAGGGACGTTCTAAAGGAGTTTAACGGTGAGACACTTAGATACTATATGCTCCTCACACACTATAGAAATCCAATAGAGTTTTTGTATGATGGGTTGCTTGCCGCCAAAGAAACGCTAAATCGATACTATTCATTTTTAATGAGGCTTGATAACACTCAATTTCAATATGAAAATGACAAATTAGACTCACTTGAAACATTAATTTCAAATTTTGAAAGAGCTATGAATAATGATTTTAATACGCCTCAAGCCATAGCTGAAGTTTTTAATTGTATAAAAGAATTTAACCTTTATCTGGATAATTGCCAAAAAAGCAATAAAACGCCAGCTCTTGAATTAAAAGAAAAATTTCTAAATTTTATGTCTAAAGTAGCTTGCGTGTTAGGAGTATTTGATAAATCATACAAAGAATGGTTTAATGTTGAACAAAATCAATGGATTGACGAAAAAATTGAACAACGCAATAAAGCAAAAAAAGAAAAAAACTACGCTCTTGCAGATAGCATACGCAATGAGCTATCAAATGCTGGCATTGTTTTAGAAGATCGCAAAGACAAAACTATATGGAAAAAAGTAAAATAA
- a CDS encoding DUF2062 domain-containing protein yields the protein MINYFPVWGVKKIKKLIRSLFALKDTPKKIALSFAIGVFISITPTFGFHTILALIIAFVFKLNKISLIVGTLLNNPWTTVFVYAIAYKIGAILLNAKLNVVNNFSVNFLLHKGFHIYLITWLGSLVLAIPVSIFFYIIVKFALEKRKNAQAKEVA from the coding sequence TTGATAAACTATTTTCCAGTTTGGGGAGTAAAAAAGATCAAAAAACTAATACGTAGCCTATTTGCACTTAAAGATACACCAAAAAAAATTGCACTTTCATTTGCCATAGGAGTTTTTATTTCTATAACACCAACTTTCGGTTTTCATACAATACTTGCGCTTATTATTGCCTTTGTATTTAAACTAAATAAAATCTCTCTAATCGTTGGGACATTGTTAAACAACCCATGGACCACAGTTTTCGTTTATGCAATAGCATATAAAATTGGTGCCATTTTGCTAAATGCTAAGCTTAATGTAGTAAACAACTTTTCTGTAAATTTTTTATTACATAAAGGCTTTCATATTTACTTAATAACATGGCTTGGAAGTTTAGTATTAGCAATTCCAGTATCTATATTTTTTTATATAATTGTTAAATTTGCACTTGAAAAGCGCAAAAACGCTCAAGCCAAAGAGGTTGCATGA